The genomic window CGAGGTCGGCTCGATCTCAAAGGCCGCCGAAATCCTAGGCATGAACTATAAAAAATGCTGGAATCATCTGCAAATTTTGCAAAAAAATCTAAAAGAGGAGCTTTTTACGACTAGGCAAGGCGGCGGCGAAAACGCCGGCACGACGCTAAACGAGCGCGCGCATGAGCTCATAAACGCCTATAGGCAGCTACAAAACGATATCGAGGACTTTGCGGATAAGCGCTTTAAGGAGCTATTTTTGAAAAAAGACGGCGAGAAAAAGGACTCGACCAAAGACGACGCAAAAGATAAAAAGAAATAAAACCACATCAAATTTAAGGGAGAAAAAATGTACGTAAAACTAAACGATAGGGTCTATCTAAACAAAGACAAGATCACTAGAATAAAGGTAGATAGCGTCCAAGACGGTATCAGGATTCGCTTCTACGAGGGGCAAAATCAGGTCGCTAAAAGCGGACGCTTCGAGAGCGAAGCAAAAGCTATCGAGTGGCTAGAGAAAAATTTTATAAACAAATAATAAAATGGTCGTGAGCCTCTGTGGCTCGCGATTCTCTGCTTTATTAAGTTAAATTTGCCGCTTTGCGGTTAAATTTAGCTTGCTCAAATTTAATCTCCAAATTTACTAAATCATTTCCACCGCAAAAGCCCTAAATTCGTGAAAATTTACTATAATTACCGCATCAAATTTAAAGAGTAAAAATGCTAAATTTAGACGAAATACGAAAAAATATCATACTAAAACATGGCGTGCACTATTTTGATTATACCGCTTCGGGGCTTGCTTATGAGCCCGTAGAGCGCGAGATAGCAGACATCCTCAAAACCTACGCCAACACCCACTCCGACAGTAGCTCAAGCGCCATCATCACGCAGCGACGCTACGAGGGCGCGAGAGAGAGCCTAAAAAAGCTACTTGGGCTTGACGAGCGGTTTTATCTCATCGCCTGTGGGCAGGGTGCGACGGCAGCGATCAAGAAATTTCAGGAGCTGCTTGGCATCTACCTGCCGCCTGCAACCAGAAGCGCGATCGGCGAGGCAAATTTACGCGCCGCGCAGCCTCCGCTCGTGCTCGTTTCGCCGTACGAACACCACTCAAACGAGCTTAGCTTTCGCGAGGGGCTTTGCGACTACATGCGCGTGCCGCTTAGTGAATCAGGCGAGATCGATCTGCTAGCGCTTGAGCGCATCCTGAAGCTAAATACCGGACGCCGCATTATTGGCTCGTTTAGCGCCGCCTCGAACGTCACGGGCGTCGTCAGCGATTATAAAAAGATCAGCGAGCTAATCAGAGCTGCGGGCGGTATCGTGGCCTTTGACTGCGCGGCGCTGAGCTCGCATGCAAATTTAGACTGCGATCATTTCGACGCGATTTTCCTCTCGCCGCATAAGTTGCTCGGAGGGCCTGCAAGCTGCGGGCTTTTGGCGATCAAAAAAGAGCTGCTTAACAGCGATGTGCCGACATTTGCCGCGGGCGGGACGGTCGCCTACGCCAGCCGCGAAGGGCACGTGTTTTTGAAAAATCCCGAGCAGCTAGAGGAGGGCGGTACGCCGCCTATTATCGGGCTTATGCGGGCAAATTTGGCTTATGCGCTGCGAAACGAGGTGGGCTTCGAGCAAATAAAAAGCATAGAGGACGAGCTCGCACGGCTTTTTGAGCGCGAGCTAGCAGGCATTGACGAGGTCATAAGCTACGCTCCAAAGGGCGCGCCGCGACTGCCGATAATTTCGTTTAACGTGCGCGGCGTCTCGGCGTATGATTTCGCCGCGAGCCTTAGCAATGACTTCGGTATCCAGACGCGCGCGGGCGTGATGTGCGCGGGGCCGTACGCTCACGATCTGCTGGGTATCAAGGAGGGGCGTATGCCGGAAAGCAAGCCCGGCTTTGTGCGCGTGAGCCTGCACTACACGCACACCGAGCAGGACGTGCTATATCTCACGGGCGCGATAAAATCCTGCATCAAAAAGCACCGTGACCTTTGGGGCGAGGAAAAGGCGATGTATGAGATGTTCAGCGGGAAGATTTAGCCTTATGATAGTGGTTAATTAGAAGCAAAATAAATAAATTTAAAGAGGCGCAACTAATGAAAATTCAAATAATATCTTACTCCACAATATTTAAAATAAATGATCCGCATATATCTCAGACCATTAGTACTTTTGATCGTCCGAGAAGCTTTGATGAGTTTGATCTAAATATTATAGATTTAAATAGTCCCAAATTGTGGAGTTTCAGTCTTGAAGACCAAAAATGCAACAGGGCCATATATTGTATTAAAACATTAAAAGAAATTATGGAGAACTCTAAAAAAGCATGTCTATCATATTAATGCCTACGAACACAAAAGTATCATTGCTTCGTTCTGGAGGCTTAACTACTCAAACTATTTTAATTAAAGATATTATCAATCAAATTAATTATGGATTGCGTGAATTAACTTTGTCTGACGTGCGGCTAAGATATGAAATAAGTACAACAACCATAGACGAACAGGATTTTTATTCGGATTTTGTATTTGACGATGCAGATTACGAAACTATCAAGCGGTCTAATGGTGGTAAAAGCACAATAATAAAACATAATGAAAGACTATATTCTACTACCCTTCTCATAAAAAATACAGCCAACGATTTAGGAATTTTAATATCATTTATTCTTTCTAGATTTAAAAAATCCGATGTTCCTGATTGGTTTAACAGTTTGGAATACTTTGATGATGCTGCGTTAAAAAATAAGCGTAGTGAATTATTGGATATGTATCGGCAAATTAAAAATATAGACGGGCAAATTTATAAAAATAATAGATTTAAATCAATCCTATATTCAAATGGAGATGAGTTGATTGGTGTGGTAAAGGAAATTTTAGTAGATATTTTTAAGTTGCAAGATGATTATTTTATAGATGTAAAAAAAGAAGATTTTAGATTCGAATGTGGAAATATGAACTTTATAGTAGAAATAAAAGGGATAAACACAAACGTTAAAAATAGCAATATAGCACAATGCAAGAAACATGTAACTGATTTTTTAATAGCCGAAGATAATACTATGTCTCCTGATAACGTAAAGGGACTACTGATAATTAATCCTCAACGCGACATAGATCCTAGCAAAAGAGAGCCGATACATGCCAATCAAATAAGTTATGCAAAAAGTGAAGGTATATTAATAATAACGACTTTAGAATTACTAAAATTATATCAAGCATATACTAAAGACGAGGT from Campylobacter concisus includes these protein-coding regions:
- a CDS encoding aminotransferase class V-fold PLP-dependent enzyme, whose amino-acid sequence is MLNLDEIRKNIILKHGVHYFDYTASGLAYEPVEREIADILKTYANTHSDSSSSAIITQRRYEGARESLKKLLGLDERFYLIACGQGATAAIKKFQELLGIYLPPATRSAIGEANLRAAQPPLVLVSPYEHHSNELSFREGLCDYMRVPLSESGEIDLLALERILKLNTGRRIIGSFSAASNVTGVVSDYKKISELIRAAGGIVAFDCAALSSHANLDCDHFDAIFLSPHKLLGGPASCGLLAIKKELLNSDVPTFAAGGTVAYASREGHVFLKNPEQLEEGGTPPIIGLMRANLAYALRNEVGFEQIKSIEDELARLFERELAGIDEVISYAPKGAPRLPIISFNVRGVSAYDFAASLSNDFGIQTRAGVMCAGPYAHDLLGIKEGRMPESKPGFVRVSLHYTHTEQDVLYLTGAIKSCIKKHRDLWGEEKAMYEMFSGKI